The following proteins are encoded in a genomic region of Herminiimonas arsenicoxydans:
- the mrcA1 gene encoding Penicillin-binding protein 1A (PBP-1a) (PBP1a) [Includes: Penicillin-insensitive transglycosylase (Peptidoglycan TGase); Penicillin-sensitive transpeptidase (DD-transpeptidase)] (Evidence 2a : Function of homologous gene experimentally demonstrated in an other organism; PubMedId : 9098083; Product type e : enzyme), translating into MPDKVAAHKTSQGIALRLFSFISKSIVDWSERPTDIKLRQAAIVAVIASFCAALLLVAYTFLFVAPNLPSIDALTDYRPKIPLRVYTADNVLIGEFGEERRDFVSIGEIPSSMKNAIIAIEDNNFYEHGGVDLLGVVRAGLANIVRSRSQGASTITMQVARTFLLTRKKTYSRKLQEVLLAYRIEQNLTKDQILELYMNQIYLGQRAYGFGSAARIYFGKPIKDLSIAEAAMLAGIPKAPASANPVVNPKRATERQQYILKRMHELNFITQAQYEKAAAEQLHVLADGNRFRTHAEYAAEQVRQFMYSQYKDDIYTSGMSVYTTLIKADQDAAYEAVRRGVLDYDKRHGYRGPEAWIDLPKDEEDRQQAIEEILVKHPDSDDLKAAVVTAVSAKSVTAVTLADDEIEISGEGLRFAAASLSAKAVEAKKIKPGSVIRVLQDSKKKWGIAQLPEVAAAFVAVNAQDGGIRAMVGGFDFALNQFDHVTQAWRQPGSTIKPFVYSAALEKGFSPGTLINDAPLAEDNPGEQGGKAWNPGNDNSQYDGPVTMRTGLKKSKNLVSIRILRKITPPYAIEHLTHFGFDADKQPDNLTLALGTGSVTPLQMAGAYTVFANGGFKLAPYLIQKVVDVRGKVLLEANHPQAGDETARAIDPRNAFIMNTMLRDVVRSGTGYMAGQRLGRSDLAGKTGTTNDAMDGWFAGYGRDMVAVAWMGYDKPRTLGNREFGSTLALPIWVDYMRTALRGKAEIQNAVPAGLTQADGDWMYDEYAHGDAVRSVDIDEQKGFWEKLFNPGPEQPAPGNLHQDERDRQQEEMYRGEVESDKRIASAPATFSRPEAP; encoded by the coding sequence ATGCCTGATAAAGTTGCGGCGCACAAGACTTCACAGGGGATTGCGTTGCGGCTTTTTTCATTTATTTCAAAATCAATCGTGGATTGGTCCGAGCGGCCAACCGATATCAAACTTCGCCAGGCAGCCATAGTTGCCGTCATAGCCTCTTTTTGCGCAGCCTTGCTGCTGGTGGCCTACACCTTTCTGTTTGTGGCGCCCAATCTGCCGTCCATCGATGCGCTGACCGATTACCGGCCCAAGATTCCGCTGCGCGTCTATACCGCTGACAATGTACTGATCGGTGAATTCGGCGAAGAGCGGCGCGACTTTGTATCGATAGGAGAAATTCCATCGAGCATGAAAAACGCGATCATCGCGATTGAAGACAATAATTTCTATGAACATGGCGGCGTCGATCTGCTCGGCGTCGTGCGTGCCGGACTGGCCAATATTGTGCGCAGTCGCTCGCAGGGCGCATCGACCATCACGATGCAGGTTGCCCGTACCTTTTTGCTGACGCGCAAGAAAACCTACAGCCGCAAGCTGCAGGAAGTATTGCTGGCCTATCGGATAGAACAGAACCTGACGAAAGACCAGATACTCGAGTTGTACATGAACCAGATTTATCTGGGGCAGCGCGCCTACGGTTTCGGCAGTGCAGCGCGCATTTATTTCGGTAAACCGATCAAGGACCTGAGCATCGCGGAAGCCGCCATGCTGGCAGGCATACCGAAGGCGCCGGCCAGCGCCAATCCGGTGGTCAATCCGAAACGTGCGACTGAACGTCAGCAGTACATACTCAAACGCATGCATGAACTGAATTTCATCACGCAGGCGCAATATGAAAAAGCAGCCGCTGAGCAACTTCATGTGCTGGCGGACGGCAATCGCTTCCGCACCCATGCAGAATATGCCGCGGAACAAGTAAGACAGTTTATGTATTCGCAATACAAGGATGATATTTATACCAGCGGCATGAGCGTCTACACCACACTGATCAAGGCCGATCAGGACGCCGCCTATGAAGCAGTGCGGCGCGGCGTGCTCGATTACGACAAGCGCCACGGTTATCGCGGACCGGAAGCATGGATCGATTTGCCGAAAGATGAAGAAGATCGCCAGCAGGCTATCGAAGAGATACTGGTCAAGCATCCGGATAGCGATGATTTGAAGGCCGCAGTCGTGACTGCGGTATCGGCCAAATCGGTGACTGCCGTTACGCTGGCTGACGACGAAATTGAAATAAGCGGCGAAGGCCTGCGTTTTGCGGCCGCATCACTATCGGCCAAGGCAGTCGAGGCGAAGAAAATCAAACCGGGTTCCGTGATTCGTGTGCTGCAGGACAGCAAGAAAAAATGGGGCATTGCGCAATTGCCGGAAGTCGCTGCCGCTTTCGTTGCCGTCAATGCACAGGATGGCGGCATCCGTGCGATGGTAGGCGGTTTCGATTTTGCGCTGAACCAGTTCGATCACGTCACGCAGGCCTGGCGCCAACCGGGTTCCACCATCAAGCCTTTCGTTTATTCAGCGGCGCTGGAAAAAGGTTTCTCGCCCGGCACGCTGATCAACGATGCGCCGCTGGCCGAGGATAATCCGGGCGAGCAGGGTGGCAAGGCCTGGAATCCGGGCAATGACAACAGTCAGTATGATGGTCCGGTGACTATGCGCACCGGCCTGAAAAAATCGAAGAATCTGGTTTCCATCCGGATTCTGCGCAAGATTACGCCGCCGTATGCGATCGAACATCTGACGCATTTCGGTTTCGATGCCGACAAGCAGCCCGACAATTTGACGCTGGCGCTGGGCACCGGCTCCGTCACGCCTTTGCAGATGGCGGGCGCGTATACAGTATTTGCAAATGGCGGCTTCAAGCTCGCACCTTATCTGATCCAGAAGGTTGTCGATGTGCGTGGCAAGGTCCTGCTGGAGGCGAATCATCCGCAAGCCGGTGATGAAACTGCGCGCGCCATCGATCCGCGCAATGCCTTCATCATGAATACGATGCTGCGCGATGTCGTGCGTTCCGGCACCGGCTACATGGCTGGCCAGCGTCTGGGGCGCAGCGACCTGGCCGGGAAAACCGGTACCACCAACGATGCAATGGATGGCTGGTTTGCCGGTTACGGGCGCGACATGGTGGCCGTGGCATGGATGGGTTACGACAAGCCGCGTACGCTCGGCAACAGAGAGTTCGGCAGCACGCTAGCCTTGCCGATCTGGGTTGACTATATGCGCACTGCCTTGCGCGGCAAGGCGGAAATTCAGAACGCAGTTCCAGCCGGCCTCACGCAAGCCGATGGCGACTGGATGTACGACGAGTATGCTCATGGCGACGCGGTACGGTCGGTAGATATCGATGAGCAGAAAGGGTTCTGGGAAAAGTTGTTCAATCCGGGGCCTGAGCAGCCGGCACCGGGAAACCTGCATCAGGATGAGAGGGACAGACAGCAGGAAGAGATGTATCGCGGCGAGGTGGAGTCGGACAAACGCATTGCCTCGGCTCCGGCTACATTCTCTCGGCCGGAGGCGCCATAA
- a CDS encoding ABC transporter, ATP binding protein, putative taurine ATPase (Evidence 2b : Function of strongly homologous gene; Product type t : transporter) has translation MSQNLLIELKGVAKSFKTADGTPCSVLENVNFALAEGEIVALLGKSGSGKSTLLRIMAGLIAADQGTAKYRGQEIYSPVSGIAMVFQSFALFPWLTVQQNVELGLEAQGMAPDEREKRADAMLDLIGLAGFGGALPRELSGGMKQRVGIARGLVTGPDVLLMDEAFSALDVLTGETLRDDILEMWEEKRIPTKGILIVSHNIEEAVMMADRILVLSSSPGRIRSEIRINLPRPRNVDSVEIRALIDEVYALMTMRTQPETTAGGITLHVPSSHRLPETDVTHIEGVLDLLAGPPFNGRADLPQLAEESKLPDEELFPTYEALGLLGLAQVEKGDITLTALGHRYAQAANMLRKEIFGQQLLMHVPLAKQIRQSLEQEPSGTLSEKRFLDLLEEFLKDDEAKRVLEVVVEWGRYGEVFEYDYHTGRLKLPESDAA, from the coding sequence ATGAGCCAGAATCTGTTGATTGAATTGAAGGGTGTCGCCAAGTCGTTCAAGACGGCTGATGGCACGCCCTGCAGTGTGCTGGAAAACGTGAATTTTGCACTGGCAGAAGGTGAAATCGTCGCCTTGCTGGGCAAGTCCGGTTCCGGCAAATCTACCTTGCTGCGCATTATGGCCGGGCTGATTGCAGCGGATCAGGGTACGGCAAAGTATCGCGGACAGGAAATTTACAGTCCGGTCTCCGGTATCGCCATGGTGTTTCAATCGTTCGCATTATTCCCGTGGCTGACGGTGCAGCAAAATGTCGAGTTGGGATTGGAAGCGCAAGGCATGGCGCCGGATGAGCGGGAAAAGCGCGCCGATGCGATGCTGGATCTGATCGGCCTGGCCGGTTTCGGCGGCGCCTTGCCGCGTGAATTGTCAGGTGGCATGAAGCAGCGTGTCGGCATTGCACGAGGGCTGGTGACCGGCCCGGATGTATTGTTGATGGATGAAGCATTTTCCGCGCTTGACGTGCTGACCGGCGAAACTCTGCGCGACGACATACTCGAAATGTGGGAAGAAAAACGCATTCCGACCAAGGGCATATTGATCGTCTCCCACAATATCGAGGAGGCGGTCATGATGGCGGACCGTATTCTTGTGTTGTCCAGCAGCCCCGGACGCATACGCAGTGAAATCAGGATCAATCTGCCGCGTCCCCGCAATGTCGACTCAGTCGAAATCAGGGCCTTGATCGATGAGGTGTATGCCTTGATGACCATGCGTACCCAGCCGGAAACAACGGCAGGCGGCATTACCCTGCATGTGCCTTCCAGCCATCGCCTGCCGGAAACCGATGTCACGCATATCGAAGGCGTGCTTGATCTGCTGGCCGGCCCGCCGTTCAACGGCCGTGCCGATTTGCCGCAACTGGCGGAAGAATCGAAATTGCCGGACGAGGAATTATTCCCTACCTACGAAGCGTTGGGCCTGCTTGGCCTGGCGCAGGTAGAAAAGGGCGATATCACGCTGACGGCGCTCGGGCATCGTTACGCGCAAGCTGCAAACATGCTGAGAAAAGAGATATTCGGCCAGCAACTGTTGATGCACGTACCGCTGGCCAAGCAGATACGCCAAAGCCTGGAGCAGGAGCCGAGCGGTACGCTATCCGAGAAGCGTTTCCTTGATCTGCTGGAGGAATTCCTGAAGGATGATGAAGCCAAGCGCGTACTCGAGGTGGTCGTCGAATGGGGCCGCTACGGCGAAGTATTCGAGTACGACTACCATACCGGGCGGCTCAAACTGCCGGAAAGTGATGCCGCATAA